In the Deinococcus reticulitermitis genome, one interval contains:
- a CDS encoding PulJ/GspJ family protein: MKNAHSGLTLLEVLVSIAIFGMLSIAILGVYPNIFKTNGQTRDDQVVTIQAKRYLEQVQKNHADLVEKNKDKAVVPKKELSDLVLPGVPAKAEVNNYTCAATTADKLKDTAGKVLILRVELKCTRTSAPELKFWIDLGQPV, from the coding sequence ATGAAAAACGCCCATTCTGGTCTGACCCTACTGGAAGTTCTGGTGTCTATTGCGATCTTCGGAATGCTGTCGATCGCGATTCTGGGGGTGTATCCCAACATCTTCAAGACCAATGGACAAACGCGCGATGACCAGGTCGTGACCATTCAGGCCAAGCGCTATCTGGAGCAGGTGCAGAAGAACCATGCCGACCTGGTCGAAAAGAACAAGGACAAGGCAGTGGTACCGAAAAAGGAATTGAGTGACCTGGTCCTGCCTGGGGTCCCCGCGAAAGCTGAAGTCAACAACTACACCTGCGCCGCCACGACCGCCGACAAGCTCAAGGACACGGCTGGAAAAGTGCTGATCTTGCGCGTCGAGCTCAAATGCACCCGTACCAGCGCTCCTGAGCTGAAGTTCTGGATCGACCTGGGGCAACCCGTATGA
- a CDS encoding prepilin-type N-terminal cleavage/methylation domain-containing protein — protein sequence MKRGRENSGFTLVELLIAMAISGVIIMAVLSWQLSSTDASIRSNALVQSLSELNDLTGYVGDRVRSAHAIRLDGFTVNSATASNAGKCDSTTPCLGILVLDEKYDSSTGNTEKVWKRIIYRMEKRSDWSSTDANKTKNDWADKDENKIMILREYRSTCKVGEVSCDPIAFKEGFSTLPAFSNMQPSLVADFLTSTDQAGTAIVPFAKTGSAVELKFQYKQPVQGKATYLPRTGPYTLTVQARNAN from the coding sequence ATGAAGAGGGGACGTGAGAACAGCGGATTTACCCTCGTCGAGCTGCTGATCGCTATGGCGATTTCCGGGGTGATCATCATGGCGGTGCTGAGCTGGCAGTTGTCGAGCACCGACGCGAGCATTCGCAGCAACGCCCTCGTCCAGAGCCTGTCGGAGCTCAACGACCTGACCGGGTATGTCGGGGACCGGGTACGCTCGGCGCATGCTATCCGCCTTGATGGCTTCACGGTCAACAGTGCCACCGCATCAAATGCCGGAAAATGCGATAGTACAACGCCTTGCCTGGGAATTCTCGTTTTGGATGAGAAATACGATTCATCGACCGGAAATACCGAGAAAGTCTGGAAAAGAATCATCTACAGAATGGAAAAAAGATCCGATTGGTCTAGTACCGATGCTAACAAAACAAAAAATGATTGGGCTGATAAAGACGAAAATAAGATTATGATTCTGAGGGAATACCGATCTACCTGTAAAGTTGGTGAGGTAAGCTGTGACCCAATTGCTTTCAAGGAGGGCTTCTCAACTCTACCAGCGTTTAGCAATATGCAGCCGTCCCTAGTTGCCGATTTCCTGACCTCCACCGACCAAGCGGGCACGGCCATCGTTCCCTTTGCCAAGACCGGCTCTGCCGTGGAACTGAAATTTCAGTACAAGCAGCCTGTTCAGGGCAAGGCGACCTATCTGCCCCGCACAGGGCCGTACACATTGACCGTTCAGGCGCGCAACGCGAATTGA